One part of the Candidatus Thermoplasmatota archaeon genome encodes these proteins:
- the trxA gene encoding thioredoxin: MAVELTSENFQEFVKSHDTVIVDFWAPWCGPCLMMAPIIDELEQEMDGVVFARINTDENQEIAMKYRIMSIPTLMIFKTGEMADMIMGVMAKEALKERIKSYL; the protein is encoded by the coding sequence ATGGCGGTAGAACTAACATCAGAAAACTTTCAGGAATTTGTAAAAAGTCATGACACGGTGATTGTAGATTTCTGGGCGCCCTGGTGCGGCCCGTGCCTCATGATGGCCCCGATAATAGATGAATTGGAACAAGAGATGGACGGAGTTGTTTTTGCAAGGATTAATACCGATGAAAATCAGGAGATAGCAATGAAATATCGCATCATGAGCATCCCGACCCTGATGATATTCAAGACAGGAGAGATGGCTGACATGATAATGGGCGTTATGGCTAAAGAAGCACTGAAAGAAAGAATAAAAAGTTATTTGTAG
- a CDS encoding acetate uptake transporter gives MKLANPAPLGLMGFGITTVLLNIHNASPGSFPLGSMVLAMGIFYGGMAQIFAGLLEYKKGNTFGVTAFTSYGLFWLSLVALLIMPDIISSGTYAGATGPEFMGWYFFMWGLFTMMMFISTLKANTGLQAVFFTLFVLFYLLALRDWGMISGRWIGIEGIICGLIAIYVAMAEVINETYGKTILPLGEPIIK, from the coding sequence ATGAAATTGGCAAATCCTGCACCACTGGGTCTTATGGGTTTTGGAATAACTACCGTGCTGTTAAATATACATAATGCCAGCCCCGGTTCATTCCCGCTTGGTTCAATGGTTCTTGCAATGGGCATATTTTACGGTGGAATGGCACAGATTTTCGCTGGATTGTTGGAATATAAAAAAGGGAATACGTTTGGAGTGACGGCTTTCACCTCTTACGGTCTGTTCTGGCTATCACTTGTCGCTCTTCTTATAATGCCAGATATCATAAGCAGCGGAACATACGCCGGTGCAACAGGCCCTGAATTCATGGGATGGTACTTTTTCATGTGGGGTTTGTTTACCATGATGATGTTTATCAGTACGTTGAAGGCAAATACGGGCTTGCAGGCAGTATTCTTCACATTATTCGTGCTTTTTTACCTACTGGCACTGAGAGATTGGGGGATGATCAGCGGCAGATGGATTGGCATAGAAGGAATAATATGTGGACTGATTGCGATATATGTGGCCATGGCTGAAGTTATCAATGAGACATATGGAAAAACCATTTTGCCATTGGGGGAGCCAATCATAAAATAA
- a CDS encoding DUF5611 family protein encodes MREYSIKKGHNPDVNAIIKNYFGASGEVEKGMNFIVDGIGKVYMRKEKNNLLIETEPIAGMSGSIDVIKKWNDFLFEATGRTAKERKKMLEKEMKGK; translated from the coding sequence ATGCGAGAATATTCGATAAAAAAAGGGCACAATCCTGACGTGAATGCCATAATAAAGAATTATTTCGGGGCGAGTGGGGAAGTTGAGAAAGGAATGAATTTTATCGTAGATGGCATAGGAAAAGTGTATATGAGAAAAGAAAAGAATAATCTGTTAATTGAAACAGAACCTATTGCCGGTATGTCAGGCAGTATTGATGTAATAAAAAAATGGAATGATTTTTTGTTTGAGGCAACTGGGCGGACGGCAAAAGAAAGAAAAAAGATGCTGGAGAAAGAAATGAAGGGAAAGTAG